A single genomic interval of Camelina sativa cultivar DH55 chromosome 11, Cs, whole genome shotgun sequence harbors:
- the LOC104727552 gene encoding thaumatin-like protein 1b produces the protein MGQSQVSLFLSLILVLIYGVSSTTFTILNQCSYTVWPGLLSGAGTPPLPTTGFSLNPTETRVIAIPAAWSGRIWGRTLCTQDATTGKFTCVTGDCGSSAVECSGSGAAPPATLAEFTLNGAGGLDFYDVSLVDGYNIPMTIVPQGGGDAGGVAGNCTTTGCVAELNGPCPAQLKVAATGAEGVACKSACEAFNTPEYCCSGAFGTPDTCKPSEYSLFFKNACPRAYSYAYDDGTSTFTCAGADYVITFCPSPNPSVKSATKGLQPEAVSYSAASSQNASPTLSTVFLIGVLGFASWALLRVW, from the exons ATGGGTCAATCtcaagtttctctctttctttctctgattCTTGTTTTAATCTATGGCGTTTCCTCTACAACTTTCACCATCCTTAACCAGTGTAGCTACACCGTCTGGCCTGGCCTTCTCTCCGGCGCCGGAACCCCTCCTTTACCCACCACTGGATTCTCCTTAAACCCGACTGAAACACGTGTCATCGCAATCCCCGCGGCTTGGTCCGGCCGTATCTGGGGCCGTACTCTCTGCACACAAGACGCAACCACCGGAAAGTTCACTTGCGTCACCGGAGACTGTGGTTCTTCCGCCGTTGAATGCTCCGGATCCGGCGCTGCACCTCCGGCTACCCTCGCTGAATTCACCTTAAACGGAGCCGGCGGTCTAGATTTCTACGACGTCAGTCTCGTAGACGGTTACAACATCCCCATGACCATTGTTCCACAGGGCGGAGGAGATGCCGGAGGAGTCGCCGGGAACTGCACGACCACCGGGTGCGTTGCGGAGCTCAACGGTCCGTGTCCAGCTCAGTTGAAAGTGGCCGCGACGGGGGCAGAAGGAGTGGCTTGCAAAAGCGCGTGCGAGGCGTTTAATACGCCGGAGTATTGCTGTAGCGGCGCGTTTGGAACGCCGGACACGTGTAAGCCGAGTGAGTACTCGCTGTTTTTCAAAAACGCGTGCCCGAGAGCTTATAGTTACGCTTACGACGACGGAACTAGCACTTTCACTTGTGCCGGAGCTGATTACGTCATCACTTTCTGTCCTTCTCCTAACCCAAG TGTGAAGAGTGCAACGAAGGGACTCCAACCCGAAGCGGTTAGCTACTCTGCGGCATCATCTCAAAACGCGTCGCCAACTCTCTCTACCGTGTTTTTGATTGGAGTTTTGGGTTTCGCGTCTTGGGCGTTGCTACGCGTTTGGTGA
- the LOC104721174 gene encoding calmodulin-lysine N-methyltransferase-like yields the protein MDPTSSSSSSLRWNILRQALLRRSDSQSQAEIKRISRKASQGFNLIPCQVVDSSLQSDSDHSREACVCYTIPITGSPKLYLTQRVDNCSDLNDFEISNRYNIDNTGLVCQWPSEEVLAFFCKSQPDRFRGKRVIELGSGYGLAGLVIAAATEASQVVISDGNPQVVNYIKRNIESNSMAFGGTSVKAMELHWNQHELSELTNTFDIIVASDCTFFKEFHKHLARTIKMLLKAKEPSEALFFSPKRGDSLDKFLKEIKDIGLHYVLTENYDAQVWKRHETLVKGDEAWPNYDKNHCYPLLLQITNHI from the exons ATGGAccccacttcttcttcttcttcttctcttagatGGAACATTCTTCGTCAAGCACTTCTCCGTAGATCTG ATTCTCAATCTCAAGCTGAGATCAAGCGGATTTCAAGGAAAGCTTCTCAAGGATTCAACTTGATTCCGTGTCAAGTGGTGGATTCTTCTCTGCAGTCAGACTCAGATCATTCTCGGGAGGCTTGCGTTTGCTACACTATTCCCATCACTGGTTCTCCGAAGCTCTATCTAAC ACAAAGAGTGGATAATTGCAGTGATCTCAATGACTTCGAGATATCTAATCGATACAACATTGATAATACTGGACTTGTCT GTCAGTGGCCCTCAGAAGAAGTCCTAGCATTCTTTTGCAAGTCTCAGCCGGATCGTTTCAG AGGTAAAAGAGTTATTGAGCTTGGCTCGGGGTATGGATTAGCCGGTTTAGTTATTGCAGCTGCCACTGAGGCATCACAAGTGGTTATCTCAGATGGAAATCCCCAAGTAGTTAATT ATATTAAGCGTAACATAGAATCCAACTCCATGGCATTTGGTGGCACAAGCGTGAAAGCCATGGAGTTGCACTGGAACCAGCATGAACTTTCAGAGTTAACCAACACTTTCGACATAATTgttgctagcgattg TACATTTTTCAAGGAATTTCATAAGCACCTTGCAAGAACTATCAAGATGCTGCTTAAAGCCAAAGAACCCTCCGAAGCATTATTTTTCAGTCCTAAGAGAGGTGACTCCTTAGACAAGTTCTTAAAGGAGATTAAAGACATTGGTTTACACTACGTCTTAACTGAAAACTACGATGCACAAGTTTGGAAGCGCCATGAGACGCTTGTTAAAGGAGACGAAGCTTGGCCTAACTATGACAAGAATCATTGCTACCCTTTACTTCTTCAAATTACGAATCATATCTAG